In the Pectinophora gossypiella chromosome 27, ilPecGoss1.1, whole genome shotgun sequence genome, ATATAATCAAACcaaatatagtttattgcacagaactaaatttatacaatcagacataacacatgaatacagtacaatttgggcggccttattgctctagagcaaatttattttcttttttttttatagtcatGTAATTCTCAATTCCTTCCAACAGGAGGGCCCAGAAAACTTCCCCGAGGTGGACGGCAAGATCCAGTTCTCCGAGGTGGACTACGTGGACACATGGCAGGCCATGGAGCCGCTGGTCAGCCAGGGTTTGGTGAAGAGCATCGGACTGTCTAACTTCAACTCCAAACAGCTCATGCGGGTCCTTGCTGTCGCCAAGGTTAAGCCAGTTGTCAACCAGGTAAGTGAATTGCTTTGTTTGGTGGAGTGGTTTAGGGGTTAGAGTGATGGTGTCTGGATATGGAGgtcccaggtttgaatcccggtgtggacatatcgcaaaaacaCTTAAAAGTAAGAATCATTATTAATCAAGAGAAAGAAAAAAGCACCTACAGAAAATTACATAAtgtaaaatacagggtgttagtgacatcgtaacgaatactgagggggatgattcagaccatgattctgagtcatttcatttcatttcatttcatttatttcggaaacaataacaatattgtgTTCGAACACATCTAGTagattttacatacttacaaattataaaaagtcaatattgaaacaaaaataatatcttcagaattaaacataattttaaacaaGCCGTCaactaaaatacattaaaaacatcGATTAATATACATGCGAGACatcaattaaaatacaattaataagtacaaataatattacataaatgtgaaattaaTATTAGAATTCAAAATATCATTAATCAAGATTGAACACGATTTAAAAACAGACATGTCAAAGACCACATAAAAacagtgcaaaataaacaatatgtaattattaaagtgtgaataaataataaatttcaaaaCAAGACTCAAAATTCATCAACATGATAGCAACACTTTTGTAAAAGAAGCGCTTTTAATTTCCGTTCAAATATATGCGAATCCGAAAGACTTTTCAATTCCAGGGGCATCCTGTTAAACAGTCTCACAGCTTGATACCGAGCACAGTGCATTGATATTTCTAGTTTTGGTCGTATAACATTTTTTAGATCCTTCCTTCGCGTATTTTCTCTGTCTCGCTTCTCCGAGTCAGATTCAAAATTAAGTCGCCGTTTAATAAAGCCCATCATTACCACCAATATGTATAAACTCGGTAAAGTTAGGATACCTAGGCGTCTGAAGTGGTCTTTACAGCTCTCCCATGGAGGAATACGCACCATTGTACGTATAGCTCTTTTTTGTACTGCAAAAGCTCGTTTCATGTTATATTCGTAACTATTTCCCCATAGTGCAATACTATAGCGAAATTTTGATTCCACTAACGCGTGGTATACCGTTTTCAATTGAGGTGTAGTTAAAACATCTCGCAGAGTTCTAAGTGCATAGCAAGCAGAGCTTACTGAGTTTACAACAGCTGACACTTCTAGTTTCCAGTTTAACAAGGTATCAATATGAACTCCCAGAAATTTAACTTCATCAGCCGAGGTGATTCTTGAATTACATAAATTGCCACTTAAAATGTCATTATTTCGAGATGTCGTTTTAAAGAGTAGGAGCTTAGTTTTAGATACATTAATCTGTAAGTTATTTAATGTGAACCATTCTTCAAAAGCATTTAGAGTTTCATTTAATACAGTGTTTAGTTCGGTCATAGTTTTACCAGTCAGAATTGCATTTGTATCATCTGCAAAGTTTACTAATTTGACATTACTACATAAATTTtgcacataaaataataaatcattcaCAAAAACGAGAAAAAATATTGGGCCCAATATTGATCCCTGGGGAACGCCTCTCTTGATGTGCATTAACTTAGATTTGATCCGCAATTCCACATTTTCAGGTGAGATGTCCGATACTTCGACAAATTGTTTCCTATTGCTCAAGTAAGACTCAAACAAGTGAAGACATTGATATCAAGTACAATTTTCTATCGCTTTTCGTAGTCTACCAAGTAGGATTTgtcacaccctgtatatactcaTGATGATTGATGAACTCAGAAGTCCGGCAATGTTGCAGGTTGAtaacctggttgtccgaaagtgagatgatctgtgcttcggaaggtacgttaagctgttgattcCGGTTACTATTCACTTAGtattgtagtcgttacatgagccatgtcaagggcctttggcggctcaataacaaattcgacaatcattggtttgggcctgtgctgagattagaacctgcgacctcacagtgagagtcgagcgttcttccaactgatcTACCACGGTTCCTTAACAGCCAACatagataacataatattttatctccAACCAGGTGGAATGCCATCCGTACCTGAACCAGACGCGCCTGCTCAGCCTGTGCGCGTCGCATGGCGTGAAGCTGACCGCCTACTCCCCGCTGGGGTCACCAGACCGTCCCTGGGCGAAGCCTGGAGACCCTCAGCTGATGGAGGATCCTAAATTGCAAGCCATTGCCAAGAGGCTGAACAAAACTGTCGCTCAAGTGCTGATCAGGTAAGTTGCAGCAGTTACactgttttggttttccccgaagggtaaggcaaagggaactattcccatacagccatgtcttacttattttttttcttgatgattgatgaaatgatgaaagatgatgatgatgaaacctaagcccccaccctcggagtagactcttactccgaaccccaaacgaattaactcaaaagtccgcataaactttcgagttatgaagcggcttcctggcacgaagcgaaaataggcagatacactttatttattgaatactcctatataataacactcgcgaatgtcttccgactaacttaatgcgatcattaaccacaaaacaccacctcgtactaattatttagattattcaatgaagaaagcaactgtcccgttcccgtttcccgccaaaaagccttgcAGCAGttacgttcttttttttttttaataatataggctcgcgtttgaccacaacagggatgttagggagctccgtaaccgtacccgaaactatcggatatccgatataaaaatcatccgtaatcgaatccgaaataaaagccaaaaaaggtattactttatgttttccaactaaatattaatgtgtgtatattttagaaatagaaatgttttattgcgttcatatgttcgtacaaattgtggtgttataaaaattcagaagtaagtattatagtatcaacatggacccggtaagggcactgcaactggtagagaggacaacatacttaattattagtcagcgataaaatttatattaacaatattattgcacggtattttgctgtggggtcgagccgctgatgtagaaactattttcatcattcaaaaaagagcagttcgcgctatttataagctgcgttgtcgggactctttgagggagctgtttaaagaaataaatatactgacggtcgcaagtcaatatatatatgaaaacattatgtatgtacgtaaaaacttatctctccttccgagaaactgtgaaaggcatacttacaatacaagaaataaacataaaattgctattcaaaattctagattaagtaaattaaattcatcttttttggggttatgtatacgtttttacaataaaataccagataatattttaaatttgtcagaaaataaatttaaagctcacgtgaagcttactttatgtaaaaaagcttattataagattaatgactacctaaatgataaaaatgtctggtattgaatgtgttcctctagttattaaataacttgtaatgtatatcctcattggtttttaaaagatgtgttgctgttgcagtttcttgtcatttcttctcctcagccataacaccttgcgaaatgacgtaaattcaaaatgttacattgaccttcaacaagtttatccatgataattacgttgaataaatgattctgattctgcacttatattttaagtattgttttatacgtttattatgatttctctctctctatttaagagctgcgctcttgtcggtggagtaaccgccattcctctcttcttcccgccaaaaccttcacctcccgatacgacgcgacctgcaccttctcttttatttgtttcataaatgttatcctaggtctaccccttccttattatgatttaatttataaaatttattaaaaatattcattctaatttatcatttatatattcattgactgtgtaatagcttttagtgataagtagtagctttagttattttataaaaaaaaatccgttggTTTCAGTCGGTTGCCATAATGTGAATTAGCCCTAATGCGCCTAATTCATATAGTATCAGAAAAGtggtttatatattttgattgaCATAGTTATGTCAATCAAAATAGTGGTGGTAGTTAGTGGGCTGATGGATGTTTTACCTACATGCAAACATaaacaacagcctatatacgtcccactgctgggcacaggcctcccctcaatcaaccggagggggtatggagcatactccaccacgctgttccactgcgggttggagctgagggctaatagccgggaccaagggcttaacgtgaatcatcttattttttcggacaatcaggtgattcaagtctgaaaagtccttaccaaaggacagtctcacaaagttatacctaaataaacttttttttaaaggttttttaTTGTGTCCCTCCGTTCCAGGTATCAGATCGACCGGGAAGTCATTGTGATCCCCAAGTCGGTGACCAAGAGCCGCATCGCGTCCAACTTCGACGTGTTCGACTTCAAGCTGAGCCAGGAGGACCTGGACCTGATCAACTCCTTCGATTGCAACGGACGGTTCGTGCCGATGACTGCGTGAGTATCATcacattttcttcttctttgcgagtcgatggcgatcgatactaaatttttgctgacttCCCCCCGCCTaccttatgatatttcgtgattttttcatggacccctccTCCTTTCCTGGATGGGGGTCGAGAGGGGTCTCGAGGCTCGCATGATTAATGAACGGCcccaaacggctattggtcgaaggcctcgagagtgcagagcctactgattCTATTGAACCCACTTAccagtcttcttctttgcgagtcgatggcgatcgatactaaatttttgctgaccaataattggccacgcttacggcattgtcactggcttcgtaaaggtctttaatagtgcaggtgttagggcacttaggacagcacaaaaggtgagccatagtttgtggtgatactccacactcgcaatcatcgcaaccatcacaTTTTAAAAGttctgcttaaaatttatgtgtactcttgtcgattacccgtccctttccttttcggcggataagaaaaagacagatgtaacttgaaataaaattatactaaaataatacagagtgttagtgacaccgtcacgaatactgagggggatgattcagaccatgattctgagttaatatctagtggaattgcctgtcgcaaaattcataaaaaaattagtttttttattttatttttttcagtcccttattgtgttttaagctgctgCTTGTGTGTTgtctgtatacagggtgttagtgacatcgtaacaaaatctGAGGCactattcagaccatgattattttaaataaataaatcttctatcgtgtgggttatgaggtgggttaccaacttcatcaaccctggtgtcaaggttactattgagccgccaaaggcccctgacatggcttatgtaacgactacttacttaattaaatagtaactgggaccgactacttaacgtgccttccgaagcacggatcatcttactttcggacaatttgaTGCTCAGCAATGCCCTAACCAAGTTCtggaatttgaacccgggacctccggatcgtgtacgctcaacgactggaccacggagtattaatttttattttttttacagatcCCTGGGGCACAAATACCATCCGTTTGAGAATGACGAATTCTAAATAagttattgttaaaaataaacaaaatacatcAACACTATATGTTTGTGGactgtggagtatgctccaaatgTAGCACcctcgtggagtatgctccaaaccgcTTATGACAAGATGCGCCACAGACAcatttttacagagattggttgtctattcgTAATACGAGGTATAGACCTCGACTATTGGTAGCCATCGGGCTATGACCTTAAATCTGTACATTGCataaaaatagggtagtttctaacgTAGATACAAcatgtacgtacagtcatgagcaatataatgtacccactttaggaccctgtcgcactaacatatttgacatttagtgagacttacagttcaatttgtcaaaaaagttaatgtgacatggtaccaaagtgtgtacatattggtgctaattcctgtaaataccatctaattttattttaagttatatctgtcattttcttatccgccgaaaaggaaagggacgggtaatcgacaagcataaaatttatggaacacacgtcaattttaagcacaaatctaaaacaaccgtctaaaaattcgcccgggttattcatttatttactcattcttcctaaaattaagagctgtcaatcatccgtccctttccttttcggcggataagaaaatgacaggtataacttaaagtaaaattaagagatgtctgcaggaatcggggccattaatgctcgtgaccgtacaacaactattatacgtaccactgctccttcgttctcataatattatattctcaaaatattacattcgca is a window encoding:
- the LOC126378951 gene encoding aldo-keto reductase family 1 member B1-like isoform X1; translation: MASKVPLVTLNNGQKIPVLGLGTWKSKPGEVTQAVKDAIDIGYRHIDCAYVYGNEKEVGAAIAAKIQEGVVRREDLFITSKLWNTFHRPDLVPGALQKSLDNLGLTYLDLYLIHWPQAYKEGPENFPEVDGKIQFSEVDYVDTWQAMEPLVSQGLVKSIGLSNFNSKQLMRVLAVAKVKPVVNQVECHPYLNQTRLLSLCASHGVKLTAYSPLGSPDRPWAKPGDPQLMEDPKLQAIAKRLNKTVAQVLIRYQIDREVIVIPKSVTKSRIASNFDVFDFKLSQEDLDLINSFDCNGRFVPMTASLGHKYHPFENDEF
- the LOC126378951 gene encoding aldo-keto reductase family 1 member B1-like isoform X2, translating into MKMSKVPLVTFNNGLECPILGIGTWKSKPGEVTQAVKDAIDIGYRHIDCAYVYGNEKEVGAAIAAKIQEGVVRREDLFITSKLWNTFHRPDLVPGALQKSLDNLGLTYLDLYLIHWPQAYKEGPENFPEVDGKIQFSEVDYVDTWQAMEPLVSQGLVKSIGLSNFNSKQLMRVLAVAKVKPVVNQVECHPYLNQTRLLSLCASHGVKLTAYSPLGSPDRPWAKPGDPQLMEDPKLQAIAKRLNKTVAQVLIRYQIDREVIVIPKSVTKSRIASNFDVFDFKLSQEDLDLINSFDCNGRFVPMTASLGHKYHPFENDEF